The Cylindrospermopsis curvispora GIHE-G1 genome contains a region encoding:
- a CDS encoding tetratricopeptide repeat-containing S1 family peptidase — MSIMYKTPKNRLSVTCISISILILTSISTSAEATSRIEDIARKTTVQINSNANPGGSGVIIKKEGKTYTVLTANHVVCENLGTIKIRCRTDLTYTIRTHDGREYPVKKHQSMQVNVQDPDLAIVTFESEENYQIAPVGNSDSVKIQSDVLVAGFPSIFNRVGKQRTFTITNGKVVTFIPDSDRGYGLIYNATTFIGNSGGPVFDIDGRVIGIHGLADTDDGGDQQETGSPQQKTGFNAGIPINIFLSLSNLNLPSPPVPVTPTNPTNPNNNATVYAIAYNDRGVNRYQSGDKQGAINDFTAAINVNPNFAKSYYNRAAIRNELGDKQGAISDFTQFLTFHPYNALAYYNRGILHHELGNKQGAINDFTQVIKLNPGNIRAYYNRGATRSDLGDKQGAISDFTKVIEINPNFAEAYNNRGLARRDSGDKQGAITDFTQSINLNPRDPIAYNNRGIARDELGDKPGAISDFTQAVTINPNFAQAYNNRGLARHNLGDKPGAITDFTQAIKIIPNFAQAYNNRGLSRSDLGDKPGAISDFTQAIKIIPNFAQAYNNRGLALHSLGDKQGAVSDFTQAIKINPNFAQAYNNRGLSRSDLGDKEGAISDFKNAAVLFNRNAR; from the coding sequence ATGAGTATAATGTATAAAACACCCAAAAATAGATTATCTGTTACCTGTATAAGTATATCAATACTTATACTTACATCTATATCCACTTCAGCGGAAGCAACGAGCAGAATTGAGGATATAGCGAGGAAGACTACAGTTCAAATTAACAGTAATGCTAACCCTGGCGGATCAGGTGTAATTATCAAAAAAGAAGGAAAAACTTACACCGTACTCACGGCGAATCATGTTGTATGTGAGAATCTAGGTACAATAAAAATTCGCTGTCGAACAGATCTTACTTATACCATTAGAACTCATGATGGTAGGGAATACCCTGTCAAAAAGCATCAAAGTATGCAAGTAAATGTCCAAGATCCAGACTTAGCAATAGTAACATTTGAATCTGAGGAAAATTATCAGATTGCACCAGTAGGAAATTCTGATAGCGTGAAAATACAGTCGGATGTCTTAGTGGCAGGGTTTCCGTCCATTTTTAACAGAGTAGGTAAACAAAGAACCTTTACAATCACTAATGGAAAAGTAGTTACCTTTATTCCCGACTCTGATCGAGGATACGGACTCATATATAATGCAACAACGTTTATCGGAAATAGTGGTGGTCCAGTATTTGATATTGATGGGAGGGTAATTGGTATTCATGGATTAGCAGATACTGATGATGGGGGTGATCAGCAAGAGACAGGATCTCCTCAACAGAAAACTGGGTTTAATGCGGGCATTCCCATTAATATATTCCTCTCTCTTAGTAATCTCAATTTGCCTAGTCCACCCGTACCAGTTACCCCAACCAATCCAACTAATCCAAATAATAATGCTACTGTTTATGCTATTGCTTATAATGATCGTGGAGTTAACCGCTACCAGTCAGGAGATAAGCAGGGAGCAATTAATGATTTTACAGCAGCTATTAACGTTAATCCTAACTTTGCTAAATCCTACTATAACCGAGCAGCAATCCGCAATGAATTAGGAGATAAGCAAGGGGCAATTAGTGATTTTACTCAATTTCTCACTTTTCACCCCTACAATGCTTTAGCTTATTATAACCGGGGAATTTTGCACCACGAGTTAGGAAACAAGCAAGGAGCAATCAATGATTTTACTCAAGTTATTAAGCTCAATCCTGGTAATATTCGTGCCTATTACAACCGGGGGGCGACCCGCAGTGACTTAGGAGACAAACAGGGGGCAATCAGTGATTTTACTAAAGTTATTGAAATAAATCCTAACTTTGCTGAAGCCTATAATAATCGGGGGCTTGCACGCCGCGACTCAGGAGATAAACAAGGAGCAATCACTGATTTTACCCAGTCTATCAACCTTAATCCTAGAGATCCCATTGCCTACAACAATCGGGGAATTGCCCGTGATGAGTTGGGAGATAAACCGGGAGCCATTAGTGATTTTACTCAGGCTGTGACAATTAATCCTAACTTTGCTCAAGCCTATAACAACCGAGGACTAGCTCGTCACAACCTAGGAGATAAACCGGGAGCAATCACTGATTTTACTCAGGCTATCAAAATCATTCCTAACTTTGCTCAAGCCTATAACAACCGAGGATTAAGCCGTAGTGATTTAGGAGATAAACCGGGAGCCATTAGTGATTTTACTCAGGCTATCAAAATCATTCCTAACTTTGCTCAAGCCTATAACAATCGAGGACTAGCACTTCACAGCTTAGGAGATAAACAGGGAGCAGTCAGCGATTTTACTCAAGCTATCAAAATTAATCCTAACTTTGCCCAAGCATACAACAACCGAGGATTAAGCCGTAGTGATTTAGGAGATAAAGAAGGAGCTATTAGTGATTTTAAGAATGCAGCAGTTTTATTTAATCGAAATGCACGCTAA
- a CDS encoding P44/Msp2 family outer membrane protein gives MKIYSFFWFPAVLASLAFTTSVKAEEVSNKAADLMGVNTDNQDPSNLLAQSSTPGFTTTSPTTGSAPLYTGGDNSQLPASNYFYLGGSVGHVFPSKINLTGKFTDETFVTNPSTRTGADNSPRVTSPAILQAANVPNQIENNISFYSGNQWNIVGGYQWDRFRAELEIGSSTFGIDSVSQVPGKFSATAGNNGDSITPATFQLPGGGVRVGLTQTQLSNQLAIDTVVPSGRDQLTNALTDARDFGVGDGGSRRVTTVPQIPTVKESRDYNMNVTTALVNAYYHLGSSKFRPYIGAGVGFGFISLEPLGLGALVDNGTSFAYQAKLGAQYEVVKKGNVFAEFKYLGLSGYTSNKNDLELKVGSSNVYGFSVGYRQGL, from the coding sequence ATGAAAATTTACTCATTCTTCTGGTTTCCTGCGGTACTCGCTAGTTTGGCTTTCACCACATCGGTTAAAGCTGAAGAAGTTTCCAATAAAGCTGCTGACTTAATGGGTGTGAACACTGATAATCAGGACCCGTCTAATTTGTTGGCTCAATCTTCTACCCCCGGTTTTACGACCACATCTCCTACCACAGGTTCTGCTCCTTTGTATACTGGTGGCGATAACTCCCAATTGCCTGCTAGTAATTATTTCTATCTCGGTGGAAGTGTGGGTCATGTTTTCCCTAGTAAGATTAATCTTACTGGTAAGTTCACAGATGAGACATTTGTAACTAATCCTAGTACTCGAACAGGTGCAGATAACTCTCCAAGGGTTACTTCACCCGCGATTCTGCAAGCTGCTAATGTACCAAATCAAATTGAAAATAACATCAGCTTCTATTCTGGTAACCAGTGGAACATAGTTGGTGGCTATCAATGGGATAGGTTCCGTGCTGAACTCGAAATTGGTAGTAGCACTTTTGGAATCGATTCTGTTAGTCAAGTACCTGGAAAGTTTTCAGCAACTGCGGGTAATAATGGAGATAGTATTACACCTGCCACCTTCCAATTACCAGGAGGAGGAGTACGGGTCGGACTAACTCAGACTCAGCTTAGCAATCAGCTTGCAATTGATACGGTAGTTCCGAGTGGTCGGGATCAGCTCACTAACGCATTAACAGACGCTCGAGATTTCGGTGTCGGAGATGGAGGAAGTCGTCGAGTAACAACAGTACCACAGATACCTACTGTCAAAGAGAGTAGAGACTACAATATGAATGTAACAACGGCTCTAGTTAATGCCTATTATCATCTTGGCAGTTCCAAATTTCGTCCCTACATTGGTGCGGGAGTGGGTTTCGGTTTTATTAGTTTGGAACCACTGGGACTTGGAGCATTGGTAGATAATGGTACATCCTTTGCCTATCAAGCAAAGCTAGGCGCTCAGTATGAAGTTGTTAAGAAGGGTAATGTCTTTGCTGAATTTAAATATTTAGGTTTGAGTGGTTACACCTCAAACAAAAATGACCTGGAACTCAAAGTGGGTTCTTCAAATGTTTACGGATTTAGTGTGGGCTACCGTCAAGGTCTGTAG
- a CDS encoding efflux RND transporter permease subunit codes for MVKNNYSKSAREIFNISRWAIKFSWLTVCFWIGVTAAGLLAFSSLKYALFPDITFPVVVVNAQAPITSAIETEEKLTKPIEASLKSIPGIDNIRSSTYPGQSAISLLFAVGTNLEASTQKTTSVLKGVKLPAGTSYKIIPLNLNESSVVSYAIESESKNLDDLHQLAKAKIIPTIEKLAGVLKVSLLGTAPKSALPNTSSLIPDNGNLIRFNGKDVLAFQVVKRGDANTLEVVDKVNQEVNKLRSSLKNVTFTLAATQADYIREATQSTINALIEAIILAVVVIFPFLWSWRATLISALAIPISLLATLIVMAYFGFNLETITLLALALIIGSVIDDAIIDVENILRHIQNGQSPKEAAHSATDEIGLTVVAATATAIAVFLPIGLMGGVVGQFFKPFGITVSAAYIASTLVARTLSPVLSIYWLKPPKKSYSLGRMRGKKQGLLSSLTNMGGYVNQSYANLLYWSLNHRKIVILLAIVSFVAGLAIIPFIPKGFIPKLDRGEFNISYTAPLPKIPDLSALQQLRTDQDPTQLLISPPNPLQDSLTVAKKLEAVVRKYPDVETVFTTVGSRGGEPNKGNLYVKLKKDRQLKTAQLQDQLRQTLPKLPGVTTSVEDIQFVDTGGDKPLQVALRGDDLATLSSVSKKIKERIINLPGFADVTVTGDGNATNQVLQVERLNQQRVVYISANLGGNLTLGDATDRIVMEAKSLLPTGVTLDLGGDSARQNEVVGSFLSTLILSALCIILVLVLLFKSWVDPLVIGASLPLAVVGAMLALLFTKSDFGMISLIGFVFLLGQANKNAILLVDYINQLRRAGMERTEAILEAGPVRLRPIMITTFSTILGMSPIALGFGAGSELRSPMAIAIAGGLVTSTILSLVVVPVVYAILDDWFPRKSMN; via the coding sequence ATGGTAAAAAATAACTACTCAAAATCCGCACGGGAGATTTTTAATATCTCCAGGTGGGCGATTAAATTTTCATGGCTGACAGTATGCTTCTGGATTGGGGTAACAGCAGCAGGCCTGTTAGCTTTTAGTTCCCTAAAATACGCACTTTTCCCAGATATTACTTTCCCTGTGGTTGTGGTAAATGCTCAAGCACCAATCACCTCAGCTATAGAAACAGAAGAAAAGTTAACTAAACCAATAGAAGCAAGTTTAAAATCCATACCGGGAATTGATAATATTCGTTCTTCCACATATCCAGGACAAAGTGCTATTAGCCTTTTATTTGCCGTTGGCACAAATTTAGAAGCTTCTACTCAAAAAACTACAAGTGTACTCAAGGGCGTAAAACTACCAGCAGGAACAAGTTATAAAATTATTCCCTTAAATCTAAATGAGTCCTCAGTGGTAAGTTATGCCATTGAAAGTGAATCTAAAAACCTAGATGACTTGCACCAATTGGCAAAAGCAAAAATTATACCGACAATTGAAAAACTAGCGGGGGTACTCAAGGTTTCACTATTAGGTACTGCACCAAAATCCGCTTTACCCAACACCAGCAGCTTAATTCCAGATAATGGAAATTTAATCAGATTTAATGGCAAAGATGTATTAGCATTTCAGGTGGTAAAACGTGGAGATGCCAATACCTTAGAAGTGGTGGATAAAGTCAACCAAGAAGTGAACAAGCTACGTTCTAGTCTCAAAAATGTCACATTCACCCTAGCAGCTACTCAAGCAGATTATATTCGTGAAGCTACCCAATCAACTATAAATGCGTTAATAGAAGCTATCATCCTAGCAGTTGTGGTCATTTTCCCCTTTTTATGGAGTTGGCGAGCTACTTTAATTTCTGCTTTAGCAATTCCCATATCTTTATTAGCCACATTAATTGTGATGGCCTATTTTGGCTTTAATTTAGAAACAATTACCTTGTTAGCTTTAGCTTTAATCATTGGTAGTGTGATTGACGATGCTATTATTGATGTAGAAAATATACTACGTCACATTCAAAATGGTCAAAGTCCAAAAGAAGCAGCACACTCAGCTACTGATGAAATCGGTCTAACAGTAGTAGCAGCAACTGCTACAGCCATAGCTGTTTTCTTACCCATTGGTTTAATGGGGGGTGTGGTTGGACAATTTTTCAAACCCTTCGGAATTACTGTTTCTGCAGCTTATATTGCTTCTACATTGGTAGCGCGTACTCTCTCACCAGTATTATCCATTTACTGGCTCAAACCACCTAAAAAAAGTTACTCCCTGGGAAGAATGAGAGGTAAAAAACAGGGTTTATTATCAAGTTTGACAAATATGGGGGGCTATGTTAATCAATCCTATGCCAATTTACTGTACTGGTCTCTCAATCACAGGAAAATCGTCATCCTATTGGCCATAGTCAGTTTTGTTGCTGGTCTTGCTATTATCCCGTTTATTCCCAAAGGTTTTATACCCAAGTTAGACCGAGGTGAGTTTAATATTAGCTATACTGCACCACTACCAAAAATCCCTGATTTGTCAGCATTACAACAGTTAAGAACTGATCAGGATCCTACCCAACTCCTAATTTCCCCTCCTAATCCGCTTCAAGATTCCCTAACGGTGGCAAAAAAACTGGAAGCAGTTGTCAGAAAATACCCGGATGTAGAAACAGTATTTACTACGGTTGGTTCCCGTGGAGGTGAGCCAAATAAGGGCAATCTTTATGTGAAATTAAAAAAAGACCGCCAGCTGAAAACTGCCCAACTACAGGATCAATTACGACAAACTTTACCCAAACTTCCTGGTGTGACTACTAGTGTGGAAGATATTCAATTTGTAGATACTGGAGGAGATAAACCATTACAAGTAGCACTGCGGGGCGATGATTTAGCAACTTTAAGTTCAGTATCTAAAAAGATTAAAGAACGTATTATTAACTTACCTGGATTTGCTGATGTGACGGTGACGGGAGATGGCAATGCCACAAACCAGGTTTTGCAGGTGGAACGACTTAATCAGCAGCGAGTGGTCTATATCAGCGCTAACCTGGGTGGCAATTTAACTCTTGGTGATGCTACTGATAGAATTGTGATGGAAGCTAAGTCTCTTTTACCTACTGGTGTAACCCTAGATTTAGGGGGAGACTCTGCTAGACAAAATGAGGTGGTGGGTAGTTTCCTGTCAACTTTGATATTATCAGCTTTGTGTATTATTCTGGTGTTGGTTTTATTGTTCAAAAGTTGGGTAGATCCTCTGGTTATTGGTGCTTCCTTACCTTTGGCAGTGGTAGGAGCTATGTTGGCCTTATTGTTCACTAAGAGTGATTTTGGTATGATCTCTCTGATTGGATTTGTGTTCTTGCTAGGACAGGCAAATAAAAATGCTATTTTGTTGGTAGATTATATCAACCAACTACGTCGAGCAGGGATGGAACGGACAGAAGCTATTCTGGAAGCAGGTCCTGTTAGACTCAGACCAATTATGATTACTACCTTCTCCACTATTTTGGGCATGTCACCTATTGCTTTGGGCTTTGGCGCAGGATCTGAGTTACGCTCCCCTATGGCAATCGCGATCGCGGGAGGTTTGGTTACTTCCACTATTCTCAGTCTAGTGGTTGTACCAGTTGTTTATGCCATTTTAGATGATTGGTTTCCCAGGAAGAGTATGAATTGA
- a CDS encoding glycosyltransferase family protein: MTDILILSNGPGEVTTWVRPVVIALREQLGNDISQVRISVILSPCPHGTGEEARIAKSYPQVNRVQAPEYFWQFLFMGKTAENWDWRKKGVVIFLGGDQVFPVIVGRKLGYKTLVYAEWEARWHNLIDCFAVMNSQVIKNVPPKHIHKFHVVGDLMLEAANKDYATSQSPSLEVGRHLVGLLPGSKPAKLTQGVPLELAIAEYIYAKRPHTKFFIPVAPTLDLLTLASFANPQKNKFAQSFGFQGAYLKDNYLETSGGLMVELTQENPAYHLLSSCAICLTTVGANTAELGALGVPMIVLLPTQQLDAMRSWDGLPGLLANLPFVGSSLAKLINWWFLRNKGLLAWPNIWAGREIVPELVGNLAPHAVGEMVLDLLENPLKLAQMKHQLLTTRGESGAAKRLAQLVGTLLSA; this comes from the coding sequence ATGACTGATATTCTAATTCTTTCTAATGGACCGGGAGAAGTAACAACTTGGGTACGTCCTGTGGTCATAGCTCTCAGAGAACAGTTGGGCAATGATATTTCTCAGGTGAGAATTTCTGTGATTTTATCACCGTGTCCCCATGGTACTGGTGAGGAAGCTAGGATCGCTAAATCCTATCCACAGGTCAACAGAGTTCAAGCTCCTGAATACTTCTGGCAGTTTTTATTCATGGGCAAAACTGCGGAAAATTGGGATTGGCGTAAAAAAGGTGTGGTGATATTTCTGGGGGGAGATCAAGTTTTCCCTGTGATTGTTGGCAGAAAATTGGGATACAAAACCCTAGTTTATGCGGAATGGGAAGCTAGATGGCATAATTTAATTGACTGTTTTGCCGTTATGAACTCCCAGGTAATAAAAAATGTTCCACCCAAGCACATTCATAAGTTTCATGTTGTGGGTGACCTGATGTTAGAAGCTGCTAATAAGGATTATGCAACTTCACAATCCCCTAGTTTAGAAGTTGGAAGACATTTGGTTGGACTTTTACCCGGATCCAAACCTGCTAAGTTGACTCAGGGTGTGCCCCTAGAATTAGCTATAGCCGAATATATTTATGCTAAAAGACCCCATACCAAGTTTTTTATACCCGTAGCACCCACTCTAGATTTACTGACCTTGGCCAGTTTTGCCAATCCTCAAAAAAATAAGTTTGCCCAATCCTTTGGTTTTCAAGGTGCATACTTAAAGGATAATTATCTAGAAACTTCTGGGGGGTTGATGGTAGAATTGACTCAGGAAAACCCCGCTTATCACCTGTTATCTTCCTGTGCTATTTGTCTGACTACGGTGGGAGCAAACACTGCTGAACTGGGAGCTTTAGGTGTACCAATGATTGTGTTATTACCCACCCAACAATTAGATGCTATGCGCTCTTGGGATGGTCTACCGGGACTGCTGGCAAATTTACCCTTTGTGGGTTCCAGTTTGGCAAAATTGATTAATTGGTGGTTCCTCCGAAATAAGGGTTTACTGGCCTGGCCTAATATTTGGGCGGGGCGAGAAATTGTCCCGGAATTGGTTGGTAACTTGGCACCTCACGCGGTGGGAGAAATGGTTTTAGACCTGTTAGAAAATCCTCTCAAATTGGCTCAAATGAAACACCAATTACTAACAACTAGGGGTGAAAGTGGCGCTGCGAAACGTTTGGCCCAGCTGGTAGGGACTTTGTTATCTGCTTGA
- a CDS encoding uracil-DNA glycosylase — MNSDTQLSLFNESVLDQKGLIPTDAKIPVPVGTYVNVNELTLHCENCHRCGLGKNRTHAVVGRGNPQAKIMIIGEAPGQHEDETGLPFVGKSGQLLDKILASVNLTTEQDVYICNIVKCRPPENRVPTSEESDACRPYLLEQIRLIDPKIILLTGATAVKGVTGSKLPITKIRGQWLEWEGRLCMPIFHPSYLLRNPSKEQGSPKWLMWQDIQQIRNRYDQISSR, encoded by the coding sequence ATGAACAGCGACACCCAACTAAGTCTATTTAACGAATCAGTCCTTGACCAAAAGGGGCTGATTCCCACTGATGCCAAAATTCCCGTTCCCGTGGGAACCTATGTAAATGTGAACGAGTTAACACTCCACTGTGAAAATTGTCATCGGTGTGGACTGGGTAAAAATCGCACTCATGCAGTGGTAGGAAGGGGAAACCCACAAGCTAAAATCATGATTATTGGCGAAGCACCAGGACAACATGAAGATGAAACTGGCTTGCCATTTGTGGGTAAATCTGGACAGTTGTTAGATAAAATCCTGGCATCCGTGAATTTGACCACAGAGCAGGATGTGTATATATGCAACATTGTCAAATGTCGTCCACCGGAAAACCGAGTTCCTACTTCAGAGGAAAGTGATGCTTGTAGACCGTACCTATTAGAACAAATCCGCCTGATTGATCCAAAAATCATTTTATTAACAGGTGCTACTGCTGTAAAAGGGGTTACAGGTAGCAAGCTGCCAATTACGAAAATTCGCGGGCAGTGGTTAGAATGGGAAGGACGCTTATGTATGCCCATTTTTCATCCTTCCTATCTATTGCGTAACCCTTCCAAAGAGCAAGGGTCCCCCAAGTGGTTAATGTGGCAAGACATACAACAAATCAGAAACAGATATGATCAAATATCAAGCAGATAA
- a CDS encoding helix-turn-helix domain-containing protein produces MTTASPYSANIPGHPTEPISKEELRSLLKEVESQLYHSHAYHLVIDKAQKLFDISNEQLTNFNKLIQAVSREAIALTFERFVTKQSATSTDTSIDKTKNDPSPKPKAQQKSDTVKPENKPVPQKTFKKWPWQNQKLSKSQLVAKKAEEERLEALRQIGAQLKKARESQGLTLDKLTMYTYISSNQMAALENGEIEKLPEDVFIRGFIRIMGNALGLNGANLASCFPISNECKSILPSWYINKKPSQSLNIELSSAHLYLGYTALVAGAVGGLSMIHDHVNNHKNSQLIAPTLSSSCGPGEKATNVNHQSPIQHGKIGSCFGPQISPPEAL; encoded by the coding sequence ATGACTACCGCATCTCCGTACTCCGCTAATATCCCTGGGCATCCCACTGAGCCAATCAGTAAGGAAGAATTGCGATCGCTGCTCAAAGAGGTAGAATCCCAACTGTATCATAGCCACGCTTACCATCTAGTCATAGATAAGGCTCAAAAGCTATTTGATATATCCAATGAACAGCTCACCAATTTCAATAAGTTAATACAAGCCGTTAGTAGAGAAGCGATCGCCCTAACTTTTGAGCGATTTGTCACCAAACAATCTGCTACTAGCACAGATACTAGTATAGATAAGACTAAAAATGATCCCAGTCCAAAACCAAAAGCTCAGCAAAAATCAGATACTGTAAAACCTGAAAACAAACCGGTTCCACAAAAAACATTCAAAAAGTGGCCATGGCAAAATCAAAAACTTTCTAAAAGTCAACTAGTTGCAAAAAAAGCGGAGGAAGAGAGATTAGAAGCCTTACGTCAAATAGGTGCACAACTGAAAAAAGCTAGGGAATCTCAAGGGTTAACCCTAGACAAACTAACTATGTATACTTACATATCATCAAATCAGATGGCAGCACTAGAAAATGGGGAGATTGAAAAATTGCCGGAGGATGTGTTTATTCGTGGCTTTATCAGAATTATGGGTAATGCTTTAGGATTAAATGGAGCCAATTTGGCTAGTTGTTTCCCCATCAGTAATGAGTGTAAATCCATTTTACCATCTTGGTATATAAATAAAAAACCTTCCCAATCATTGAACATAGAACTTAGTTCCGCCCATTTATATTTGGGATACACAGCTCTTGTAGCTGGTGCTGTAGGTGGGTTATCCATGATCCACGATCATGTAAATAATCACAAAAATTCTCAATTAATTGCTCCCACCTTGTCATCATCATGTGGGCCAGGTGAAAAAGCCACAAATGTTAATCATCAAAGTCCCATACAGCATGGTAAAATAGGAAGTTGTTTCGGTCCTCAAATTTCCCCACCCGAGGCGCTATAG
- the gatA gene encoding Asp-tRNA(Asn)/Glu-tRNA(Gln) amidotransferase subunit GatA produces MPSIRQLHQQLVNKERSAIEIVQYYLERIHLLEPKLHSFLNITGEHALAQAGNVDGKIAAGEEISILAGIPIGVKDNLCTKGIVTTCGSKILEGFIPPYESTVTQKLNQMGAVTVGKTNLDEFAMGSSTENSAYQTTANPWDISTVPGGSSGGSAAAVAAAECVVSLGSDTGGSIRQPASFCGVVGMKPTYGLVSRYGLVAYASSLDQIGPFGRTVEDAAILLNAIAGYDPHDSTSLKVEIPDYTANLTSDLKRKKLKVGVIRETFGEGLDEEVSSAVNQAIAQLRDLGVEIQEISCPRFRYGVPSYYIIAPSEASANLARYDGVKYGIRAQDPDNLLSMYNRTRAIGFGPEVKRRIMIGTYALSAGYYDAYYLKAQKVRTLIKEDFEQAFTKVDVLLTPTAPTTAFKAGEKITDPLSMYLNDLMTIPVNLAGLPAISVPCGFDSKGLPIGMQLIGKVLREDQLFQVAYAYEQSNNWHLKTAMMSE; encoded by the coding sequence ATGCCATCCATTCGCCAATTACACCAACAGCTAGTCAATAAAGAACGTTCCGCTATTGAAATTGTCCAATACTACTTAGAAAGAATTCACCTTTTAGAACCAAAGCTACACAGTTTTTTGAATATTACTGGGGAACATGCTTTAGCACAAGCTGGTAATGTGGATGGGAAGATCGCTGCAGGGGAAGAAATCAGTATTTTGGCTGGCATACCTATTGGTGTGAAAGATAACCTATGTACCAAGGGGATTGTTACCACCTGCGGGTCAAAAATTCTGGAAGGGTTTATCCCCCCTTATGAGTCAACGGTAACTCAAAAGTTAAATCAGATGGGAGCAGTGACAGTAGGAAAGACTAATTTGGATGAGTTTGCCATGGGGAGTTCTACGGAAAATTCCGCCTATCAAACCACTGCTAACCCTTGGGATATATCCACAGTTCCCGGTGGTTCCTCCGGAGGTTCAGCAGCAGCAGTAGCAGCAGCAGAATGTGTGGTATCCCTGGGTTCGGACACGGGAGGATCAATCCGTCAACCAGCTTCTTTTTGCGGTGTGGTAGGGATGAAACCTACTTATGGACTGGTTTCTCGCTACGGATTGGTTGCTTATGCTTCTTCTTTGGATCAAATAGGTCCTTTTGGTAGAACCGTGGAAGATGCAGCAATTTTGTTAAATGCGATCGCCGGTTATGATCCTCATGACTCCACCAGTTTAAAAGTGGAAATTCCCGATTACACTGCCAATTTAACGTCGGATTTAAAAAGGAAAAAACTCAAAGTGGGGGTAATTAGGGAAACCTTTGGTGAGGGTCTAGATGAGGAGGTTTCCTCAGCAGTCAACCAGGCGATCGCCCAATTAAGAGATTTAGGGGTAGAAATCCAGGAAATCTCCTGTCCTCGTTTCCGCTATGGGGTTCCCAGTTACTACATCATTGCTCCGTCAGAAGCATCAGCCAACCTTGCTCGTTATGATGGTGTGAAATATGGGATTCGCGCCCAGGATCCGGATAATTTGTTATCCATGTATAACCGCACCCGTGCCATAGGATTTGGACCAGAAGTTAAACGACGAATTATGATTGGTACTTATGCTTTAAGTGCAGGCTATTATGATGCTTATTACTTAAAAGCCCAAAAGGTTCGTACTTTGATAAAGGAAGATTTTGAACAGGCATTTACTAAAGTTGATGTTCTACTAACCCCCACAGCACCAACCACAGCATTTAAAGCTGGGGAAAAAATAACAGACCCTTTAAGTATGTATCTCAATGACCTAATGACTATTCCTGTTAATCTAGCTGGATTGCCTGCAATTAGCGTGCCCTGTGGTTTTGATAGCAAGGGTTTACCAATTGGAATGCAATTAATTGGGAAGGTGCTAAGGGAGGATCAACTTTTTCAGGTAGCCTACGCCTATGAGCAGTCAAATAACTGGCATTTAAAAACTGCCATGATGTCCGAATAA
- the rpmG gene encoding 50S ribosomal protein L33, whose product MAKSKGARIIVTLECTECRTNLDKRSPGVSRYTSTKNRRNTTNRLELKKFCPHCNKHTVHKEIK is encoded by the coding sequence ATGGCTAAGAGCAAAGGTGCGCGCATAATAGTGACACTAGAATGCACCGAGTGTCGAACAAATCTAGACAAACGTTCCCCAGGCGTTTCTCGCTATACTAGCACTAAGAATCGTCGGAACACGACCAATCGGTTAGAGCTGAAAAAGTTCTGCCCCCATTGTAATAAGCATACTGTTCACAAGGAAATTAAGTAA
- the rpsR gene encoding 30S ribosomal protein S18: MSYYRRRLSPIKPGEPIDYKDVDLLRKFITERGKILPRRITGLTSQQQRQLTLAIKRARIIALLPFINAEG, translated from the coding sequence ATGAGCTATTATCGTCGTCGTCTGTCACCTATAAAACCAGGAGAACCCATAGATTATAAAGATGTGGATTTACTGCGTAAATTCATTACGGAACGTGGTAAGATTCTACCAAGAAGGATTACTGGGTTGACATCGCAGCAACAACGGCAATTGACCTTGGCGATTAAAAGAGCCCGCATTATAGCCCTGTTGCCATTTATCAATGCCGAAGGGTGA